A genomic region of Thunnus albacares chromosome 4, fThuAlb1.1, whole genome shotgun sequence contains the following coding sequences:
- the LOC122980554 gene encoding adenosine receptor A1-like isoform X1, with protein sequence MISSPGIKPREHVDMMYISIETAIALASVLGNVLVVLVVCVNRALRNTTFCFIVSLAVADIAVGVLVIPLAIIISLGFNTQFYTCLFLSCLLLIITQGSILSLLAIAIDRYLRVKIPTRYCTIVTQRRAYVAVCLCWILSFLTGLVPMIGWNNRDAQQNLSSSSDIICKFTTVMRMDYMVYFNFFGWVVVPLTIMIALYGEIFRVIRRQLNQRAEATCDGERYLRKELRLAKSLALVVFLFVVCWLPIHIMNCITFFCPGCVIPKFAMYVGIFMSHVNSALNPLVYAFRIKRFRVTLIQITHRCMLCKSTEPTPYPTSTPALTEKVDVNMPEGLENPRDTKGISNISPH encoded by the exons ATGATTTCCTCTCCTGGTATCAAGCCTCGGGAGCATGTGGACATGATGTACATCTCCATTGAGACAGCCATCGCTCTGGCCTCTGTGCTGGGGAATGtgctggtggtgctggtggtgtgTGTGAACCGGGCTCTCCGTAACACTACCTTCTGCTTCATCGTGTCTTTGGCGGTGGCTGACATTGCTGTGGGAGTTTTGGTCATCCCTCTGGCCATTATCATCAGTCTGGGATTTAACACTCAGTTCTACACttgcctcttcctctcctgcttGCTGCTCATTATCACCCAGGGCTCCATCCTTTCCCTGCTCGCTATTGCCATCGACCGATATCTGCGGGTCAAGATTCCAACCAG GTACTGCACCATAGTGACCCAGAGGAGGGCATATGTGGCCGTTTGTTTGTGCTGGATCCTGTCCTTCCTCACTGGATTGGTTCCAATGATTGGCTGGAATAACCGTGATGCTCAACAAAACCTCAGCAGTTCCAGCGACATCATCTGCAAATTTACTACTGTGATGAGGATGGACTACATGGTGTACTTCAATTTCTTCGGCTGGGTGGTGGTACCGCTGACCATAATGATTGCCCTGTATGGGGAGATCTTTAGGGTGATCCGGCGACAGCTTAACCAACGTGCTGAAGCCACTTGTGATGGAGAGAGGTACTTAAGGAAAGAGCTGAGGTTGGCTAAGTCACTGGCCTTGGTGGTCTtcctctttgttgtttgttggcTGCCAATACACATCATGAACTGCATCACTTTCTTCTGCCCAGGGTGTGTCATACCTAAGTTTGCCATGTATGTAGGCATTTTCATGTCCCATGTGAACTCAGCACTAAATCCGTTGGTTTATGCATTCAGGATAAAGCGGTTCCGTGTCACACTGATCCAGATCACTCATCGTTGCATGTTATGTAAGTCCACAGAGCCCACCCCGTACCCCACCAGCACACCTGCCCTGACTGAGAAAGTGGATGTAAACATGCCAGAAGGACTGGAGAATCCCCGTGACACTAAAGGGATTTCAAATATATCACCACATTAA
- the LOC122980895 gene encoding adenosine receptor A1-like, translated as MDVCEVIYMVMEVIIAVSCCLGNMLVILALWTSKCIQQPTFCLIVSLAVADFMVGCIAIPMAVVVDGKVKTSFHGCLFISCVVILLTLVSVLSLAAIAVDRFLRVYVPLRYKRTVTQRHSWLVVAACWLVAIPLSFAPMFGWYNQKTPSEPSILCTFTAVIPMSYLVYFNFFLCTLIPLLIMAVFYGYIFCTIRGNLREKPGNGVQTQSYNYLRKEKQLAGSLSLVLILFALSWLPLHIMNCIAYLGGPKIVTREAFYVGILLSHANSAVNPVVYAFKIQKIKTAYLKIWRRCTECGEDNQSSHTSGTTDNNLSNNSVAKMTVTNNG; from the exons ATGGATGTGTGTGAAGTGATCTAcatggtgatggaggtgatCATTGCTGTCAGCTGCTGTCTGGGTAATATGCTGGTTATTTTGGCCCTGTGGACCAGTAAGTGCATTCAACAGCCCACCTTCTGCCTTATTGTCTCTCTGGCTGTTGCTGACTTTATGGTTGGCTGCATAGCCATACCAATGGCTGTGGTGGTGGACGGAAAAGTGAAAACTTCATTCCACGGCTGTCTCTTCATCAGCTGTGTGGTGATCTTGTTGACTCTGGTCTCAGTTCTGTCTCTTGCGGCTATTGCAGTCGACCGTTTCCTCCGGGTGTATGTCCCTCTCAG GTACAAAAGGACTGTCACACAGAGACATTCTTGGCTTGTGGTAGCAGCATGTTGGCTTGTTGCAATACCACTGAGTTTTGCACCCATGTTTGGATGGTACAACCAAAAAACCCCGTCTGAGCCTAGCATTCTCTGCACGTTTACAGCCGTGATCCCCATGTCATATCTTGTCTACTTTAACTTTTTCCTCTGCACCCTGATACCGCTGTTGATTATGGCTGTATTTTACGGCTACATCTTCTGTACCATTCGAGGAAACCTTCGAGAGAAACCAGGCAATGGTGTCCAAACACAGTCTTACAACTACCTAAGGAAAGAGAAGCAGCTGGCAGGATCTCTGTCTCTGGTCTTGATCCTGTTTGCCCTGTCCTGGCTCCCGCTCCACATAATGAACTGCATTGCGTACTTAGGTGGTCCGAAAATTGTAACAAGAGAAGCTTTCTATGTTGGCATCCTGCTTTCTCATGCTAACTCAGCCGTAAACCCAGTTGTGTATGCATTCAAAATACAGAAGATCAAGACAGCATACCTGAAGATCTGGCGACGGTGTACTGAATGTGGAGAAGATAATCAAAGCTCTCACACTAGCGGGACGACAGACAACAATCTCAGCAACAACAGTGTGGCCAAAATGACTGTCACAAACAATGGTTGA